One window from the genome of Salvia splendens isolate huo1 chromosome 9, SspV2, whole genome shotgun sequence encodes:
- the LOC121748247 gene encoding uncharacterized protein LOC121748247 isoform X1 yields MAMVNRTRNMLEGLMKEGSFKWLTKRQSAFDEDIEDMERSPSAGKNWLPELSLAANVVVRRCSKILGLSLSQLRENFNAEVSEILKHQSSFARNFLEYCCFLALAWSIHVNGYLDEKKFRRLTFDMMVAWEFPEASSEPYLHADDDVTVGVESFSRIAPAVPVVADVVVSDKIFEVLAGSSCNRLCFSVYDKYLIRLERKYLREAIRRLQSQSESSLLSSIRAGRGEKILEVDGTVTTQPVLEHVGTSAWPGRLTLTDHALYFEALCVVSYDKAKSYDLADDLQQVVKPELTGPWGTRLFDKAVFYKSSVLSEPVVVEFPELKGHTRRDYWLAVIREVLYAHRFVLKFRISGLEREEVLLKAIFGIMRVQALKEMSFTQPLCFDALLMFNVCDQLPLGDLILEELVNTLACGKMDKKNAGTPGNGVYSSSALSIASNLGFSIGKSWGLVNGSGPVVGEITVGEMTPLEKAVKEARCSYENVVLAQATVDGVKVDGIDTNLAVMKEVLSPMTEIWSWLVFLFSWEEPSKSLAFCLVFTCIICKGWMSYALATLFIFFAVFMLLTRYLGQGMPIDELKVTAPPPMNTMEQLLAVQNSISQAEELIQDGNILLLKCRALLLSIFPQATERVAIAFLVLALLLALLPVRYIFVLVFLETFTRYSPIRRPSTERWMRRLRDWWFSIPAASVILERVNQDKKKR; encoded by the exons AATCCTTGGCCTTTCTTTGAGCCAACTTCGAGAAAACTTCAATGCAGAGGTTTCGGAAATTTTAAAGCATCAGTCAAGCTTTGCAAGGAACTTTTTGGAATACTGTTGCTTCTTGGCTCTTGCTTGGTCGATACATGTAAATGGTTATTTGGATGAGAAGAAATTTCGACGTCTCACATTTGATATGATGGTTGCTTGGGAGTTTCCTGAGGCTTCCAGTGAACCATATCTGCAT GCAGATGATGATGTCACAGTTGGGGTTGAGTCTTTTTCTAGGATTGCTCCAGCAGTTCCTGTTGTTGCTGATGTGGTTGTAAGTGATAAAATTTTTGAGGTGCTTGCCGGTTCGTCATGTAATCGACTTTGTTTCTCAGTTTATGATAAGTACCTCATTCGGTTAGAAAG GAAATATTTAAGAGA GGCAATAAGAAGGTTGCAGTCCCAATCTGAGTCATCTCTCCTTTCTTCTATACGTGCTGGAAGAGGGGAAAAAATCCTAGAAGTTGATGGAACTGTTACAACTCAGCCTGTTCTTGAGCATGTGGGTACTTCAGCATGGCCTG GCCGGTTGACTTTGACTGACCATGCTCTATACTTTGAAGCTCTTTGTGTTGTCTCTTATGATAAAGCAAAGTCATACGACCTTGCTGATGATTTGCAGCAAGTTGTTAAACCTGAGCTTACAGGGCCGTGGGGGACCAGGCTTTTTGACAAGGCGGTCTTCTACAAATCAAGTGTGCT ATCAGAACCTGTTGTGGTGGAGTTTCCAGAGCTTAAAGGTCACACACGTCGTGACTATTGGTTAGCTGTTATTCGTGAGGTTCTCTATGCCCATAGATTTGTGTTGAAGTTCCGGATCAGTGGCCTCGAGCGAGAAGAAGTGCTTCTGAAAGCTATATTTGGAATTATGCGAGTTCAAGCCCTTAAAGAAATGAGTTTCACACAGCCTCTTTGCTTCGATGCTCTTCTTATGTTCAATGTGTGTGATCAGCTTCCACTTGGTGACCTGATTCTTGAAGAACTTGTGAACACATTGGCCTGTGGTAAGATGGATAAAAAGAATGCAGGGACACCTGGAAATGGGGTTTACTCGAGCTCTGCTTTATCTATTGCTTCTAATTTGGGGTTTTCTATTGGGAAAAGCTGGGGATTGGTTAATGGTAGTGGACCAGTGGTTGGCGAAATTACTGTTGGGGAGATGACGCCTTTGGAAAAAGCTGTTAAAGAAGCTAGATGTAGCTATGAGAATGTAGTGCTTGCTCAAGCTACAGTTGATGGAGTTAAAGTTGACGGGATCGACACCAACTTAGCTGTAATGAAG GAAGTACTTTCTCCCATGACAGAAATTTGGAGTTGGCTTGTTTTCTTGTTCTCCTGGGAAGAACCTTCCAAATCTCTGGCCTTCTGTTTGGTCTTCACCTGTATTATCTGCAA AGGGTGGATGAGCTATGCTTTGGCAACATTGTTCATCTTTTTTGCAGTATTCATGTTGCTTACACGGTATCTTGGGCAAGGAATGCCTATTGATGAACTGAAGGTAACAGCTCCACCTCCAATGAATACGATGGAACAGCTTCTGGCTGTGCAGAATAGTATTTCCCAAGCCGAAGAGCTAATACAGGATGGAAATATACTTCTTTTGAAATGCCGTGCCTTACTGCTGTCCATTTTCCCACAg GCTACCGAGAGAGTTGCTATTGCATTTTTGGTTCTGGCCTTGCTTCTTGCTCTTTTACCGGTTCGATATATTTTCGTGTTGGTTTTCTTGGAGACATTTACGCGATATTCACCAATCAGAAGACCGAGCACAGAAAGATGGATGAGAAGGTTAAGGGATTGGTGGTTTAGCATACCTGCGGCCTCTGTAATTTTGGAACGAGTCAACCAAGATAAGAAAAAAAGGTGA
- the LOC121748247 gene encoding uncharacterized protein LOC121748247 isoform X2, protein MAMVNRTRNMLEGLMKEGSFKWLTKRQSAFDEDIEDMERSPSAGKNWLPELSLAANVVVRRCSKILGLSLSQLRENFNAEVSEILKHQSSFARNFLEYCCFLALAWSIHVNGYLDEKKFRRLTFDMMVAWEFPEASSEPYLHADDDVTVGVESFSRIAPAVPVVADVVVSDKIFEVLAGSSCNRLCFSVYDKYLIRLERAIRRLQSQSESSLLSSIRAGRGEKILEVDGTVTTQPVLEHVGTSAWPGRLTLTDHALYFEALCVVSYDKAKSYDLADDLQQVVKPELTGPWGTRLFDKAVFYKSSVLSEPVVVEFPELKGHTRRDYWLAVIREVLYAHRFVLKFRISGLEREEVLLKAIFGIMRVQALKEMSFTQPLCFDALLMFNVCDQLPLGDLILEELVNTLACGKMDKKNAGTPGNGVYSSSALSIASNLGFSIGKSWGLVNGSGPVVGEITVGEMTPLEKAVKEARCSYENVVLAQATVDGVKVDGIDTNLAVMKEVLSPMTEIWSWLVFLFSWEEPSKSLAFCLVFTCIICKGWMSYALATLFIFFAVFMLLTRYLGQGMPIDELKVTAPPPMNTMEQLLAVQNSISQAEELIQDGNILLLKCRALLLSIFPQATERVAIAFLVLALLLALLPVRYIFVLVFLETFTRYSPIRRPSTERWMRRLRDWWFSIPAASVILERVNQDKKKR, encoded by the exons AATCCTTGGCCTTTCTTTGAGCCAACTTCGAGAAAACTTCAATGCAGAGGTTTCGGAAATTTTAAAGCATCAGTCAAGCTTTGCAAGGAACTTTTTGGAATACTGTTGCTTCTTGGCTCTTGCTTGGTCGATACATGTAAATGGTTATTTGGATGAGAAGAAATTTCGACGTCTCACATTTGATATGATGGTTGCTTGGGAGTTTCCTGAGGCTTCCAGTGAACCATATCTGCAT GCAGATGATGATGTCACAGTTGGGGTTGAGTCTTTTTCTAGGATTGCTCCAGCAGTTCCTGTTGTTGCTGATGTGGTTGTAAGTGATAAAATTTTTGAGGTGCTTGCCGGTTCGTCATGTAATCGACTTTGTTTCTCAGTTTATGATAAGTACCTCATTCGGTTAGAAAG GGCAATAAGAAGGTTGCAGTCCCAATCTGAGTCATCTCTCCTTTCTTCTATACGTGCTGGAAGAGGGGAAAAAATCCTAGAAGTTGATGGAACTGTTACAACTCAGCCTGTTCTTGAGCATGTGGGTACTTCAGCATGGCCTG GCCGGTTGACTTTGACTGACCATGCTCTATACTTTGAAGCTCTTTGTGTTGTCTCTTATGATAAAGCAAAGTCATACGACCTTGCTGATGATTTGCAGCAAGTTGTTAAACCTGAGCTTACAGGGCCGTGGGGGACCAGGCTTTTTGACAAGGCGGTCTTCTACAAATCAAGTGTGCT ATCAGAACCTGTTGTGGTGGAGTTTCCAGAGCTTAAAGGTCACACACGTCGTGACTATTGGTTAGCTGTTATTCGTGAGGTTCTCTATGCCCATAGATTTGTGTTGAAGTTCCGGATCAGTGGCCTCGAGCGAGAAGAAGTGCTTCTGAAAGCTATATTTGGAATTATGCGAGTTCAAGCCCTTAAAGAAATGAGTTTCACACAGCCTCTTTGCTTCGATGCTCTTCTTATGTTCAATGTGTGTGATCAGCTTCCACTTGGTGACCTGATTCTTGAAGAACTTGTGAACACATTGGCCTGTGGTAAGATGGATAAAAAGAATGCAGGGACACCTGGAAATGGGGTTTACTCGAGCTCTGCTTTATCTATTGCTTCTAATTTGGGGTTTTCTATTGGGAAAAGCTGGGGATTGGTTAATGGTAGTGGACCAGTGGTTGGCGAAATTACTGTTGGGGAGATGACGCCTTTGGAAAAAGCTGTTAAAGAAGCTAGATGTAGCTATGAGAATGTAGTGCTTGCTCAAGCTACAGTTGATGGAGTTAAAGTTGACGGGATCGACACCAACTTAGCTGTAATGAAG GAAGTACTTTCTCCCATGACAGAAATTTGGAGTTGGCTTGTTTTCTTGTTCTCCTGGGAAGAACCTTCCAAATCTCTGGCCTTCTGTTTGGTCTTCACCTGTATTATCTGCAA AGGGTGGATGAGCTATGCTTTGGCAACATTGTTCATCTTTTTTGCAGTATTCATGTTGCTTACACGGTATCTTGGGCAAGGAATGCCTATTGATGAACTGAAGGTAACAGCTCCACCTCCAATGAATACGATGGAACAGCTTCTGGCTGTGCAGAATAGTATTTCCCAAGCCGAAGAGCTAATACAGGATGGAAATATACTTCTTTTGAAATGCCGTGCCTTACTGCTGTCCATTTTCCCACAg GCTACCGAGAGAGTTGCTATTGCATTTTTGGTTCTGGCCTTGCTTCTTGCTCTTTTACCGGTTCGATATATTTTCGTGTTGGTTTTCTTGGAGACATTTACGCGATATTCACCAATCAGAAGACCGAGCACAGAAAGATGGATGAGAAGGTTAAGGGATTGGTGGTTTAGCATACCTGCGGCCTCTGTAATTTTGGAACGAGTCAACCAAGATAAGAAAAAAAGGTGA
- the LOC121748247 gene encoding uncharacterized protein LOC121748247 isoform X3, with protein sequence MMVAWEFPEASSEPYLHADDDVTVGVESFSRIAPAVPVVADVVVSDKIFEVLAGSSCNRLCFSVYDKYLIRLERKYLREAIRRLQSQSESSLLSSIRAGRGEKILEVDGTVTTQPVLEHVGTSAWPGRLTLTDHALYFEALCVVSYDKAKSYDLADDLQQVVKPELTGPWGTRLFDKAVFYKSSVLSEPVVVEFPELKGHTRRDYWLAVIREVLYAHRFVLKFRISGLEREEVLLKAIFGIMRVQALKEMSFTQPLCFDALLMFNVCDQLPLGDLILEELVNTLACGKMDKKNAGTPGNGVYSSSALSIASNLGFSIGKSWGLVNGSGPVVGEITVGEMTPLEKAVKEARCSYENVVLAQATVDGVKVDGIDTNLAVMKEVLSPMTEIWSWLVFLFSWEEPSKSLAFCLVFTCIICKGWMSYALATLFIFFAVFMLLTRYLGQGMPIDELKVTAPPPMNTMEQLLAVQNSISQAEELIQDGNILLLKCRALLLSIFPQATERVAIAFLVLALLLALLPVRYIFVLVFLETFTRYSPIRRPSTERWMRRLRDWWFSIPAASVILERVNQDKKKR encoded by the exons ATGATGGTTGCTTGGGAGTTTCCTGAGGCTTCCAGTGAACCATATCTGCAT GCAGATGATGATGTCACAGTTGGGGTTGAGTCTTTTTCTAGGATTGCTCCAGCAGTTCCTGTTGTTGCTGATGTGGTTGTAAGTGATAAAATTTTTGAGGTGCTTGCCGGTTCGTCATGTAATCGACTTTGTTTCTCAGTTTATGATAAGTACCTCATTCGGTTAGAAAG GAAATATTTAAGAGA GGCAATAAGAAGGTTGCAGTCCCAATCTGAGTCATCTCTCCTTTCTTCTATACGTGCTGGAAGAGGGGAAAAAATCCTAGAAGTTGATGGAACTGTTACAACTCAGCCTGTTCTTGAGCATGTGGGTACTTCAGCATGGCCTG GCCGGTTGACTTTGACTGACCATGCTCTATACTTTGAAGCTCTTTGTGTTGTCTCTTATGATAAAGCAAAGTCATACGACCTTGCTGATGATTTGCAGCAAGTTGTTAAACCTGAGCTTACAGGGCCGTGGGGGACCAGGCTTTTTGACAAGGCGGTCTTCTACAAATCAAGTGTGCT ATCAGAACCTGTTGTGGTGGAGTTTCCAGAGCTTAAAGGTCACACACGTCGTGACTATTGGTTAGCTGTTATTCGTGAGGTTCTCTATGCCCATAGATTTGTGTTGAAGTTCCGGATCAGTGGCCTCGAGCGAGAAGAAGTGCTTCTGAAAGCTATATTTGGAATTATGCGAGTTCAAGCCCTTAAAGAAATGAGTTTCACACAGCCTCTTTGCTTCGATGCTCTTCTTATGTTCAATGTGTGTGATCAGCTTCCACTTGGTGACCTGATTCTTGAAGAACTTGTGAACACATTGGCCTGTGGTAAGATGGATAAAAAGAATGCAGGGACACCTGGAAATGGGGTTTACTCGAGCTCTGCTTTATCTATTGCTTCTAATTTGGGGTTTTCTATTGGGAAAAGCTGGGGATTGGTTAATGGTAGTGGACCAGTGGTTGGCGAAATTACTGTTGGGGAGATGACGCCTTTGGAAAAAGCTGTTAAAGAAGCTAGATGTAGCTATGAGAATGTAGTGCTTGCTCAAGCTACAGTTGATGGAGTTAAAGTTGACGGGATCGACACCAACTTAGCTGTAATGAAG GAAGTACTTTCTCCCATGACAGAAATTTGGAGTTGGCTTGTTTTCTTGTTCTCCTGGGAAGAACCTTCCAAATCTCTGGCCTTCTGTTTGGTCTTCACCTGTATTATCTGCAA AGGGTGGATGAGCTATGCTTTGGCAACATTGTTCATCTTTTTTGCAGTATTCATGTTGCTTACACGGTATCTTGGGCAAGGAATGCCTATTGATGAACTGAAGGTAACAGCTCCACCTCCAATGAATACGATGGAACAGCTTCTGGCTGTGCAGAATAGTATTTCCCAAGCCGAAGAGCTAATACAGGATGGAAATATACTTCTTTTGAAATGCCGTGCCTTACTGCTGTCCATTTTCCCACAg GCTACCGAGAGAGTTGCTATTGCATTTTTGGTTCTGGCCTTGCTTCTTGCTCTTTTACCGGTTCGATATATTTTCGTGTTGGTTTTCTTGGAGACATTTACGCGATATTCACCAATCAGAAGACCGAGCACAGAAAGATGGATGAGAAGGTTAAGGGATTGGTGGTTTAGCATACCTGCGGCCTCTGTAATTTTGGAACGAGTCAACCAAGATAAGAAAAAAAGGTGA